A genomic segment from Paramixta manurensis encodes:
- the ilvI gene encoding acetolactate synthase 3 large subunit has translation MEMLSGAEMLVRSLIDQGVKHVFGYPGGAVLDIYDALQTVGGIDHVLVRHEQGAVHMADGYARATGETGVVLVTSGPGATNAITGIATAYMDSIPMVVLSGQVASSLIGYDAFQECDMVGISRPVVKHSFLVKQTEDIPATIKKAFWLASTGRPGPVVIDLPKDILNPANKLPYSWPESVSMRSYNPTTQGHKGQIKRALQTLLAAEKPIIYAGGGVINAECHDELKQLAEKLNVPVTTSLMGLGAFPGTHRQCVGMLGMHGTYEANMAMHNSDVIFAVGVRFDDRTTNNLAKYCPNATVLHIDIDPTSISKTVAADVPIVGDAKHVLQQMLELLGEGETKQDFDGLRDWWQRIDGWRARKCLEFDRSSAKIKPQAVVETIWRLTKGEAYVASDVGQHQMFAALYYSFDKPRRWINSGGLGTMGFGLPAALGVKLALPQETVVCVTGDGSIQMNIQELSTALQYGLPVLVLNLNNRYLGMVKQWQDMIYSGRHSQSYMESLPDFVRLAEAYGHVGIAINHPEELEDKLTLALEELGKERLVFVDVTVDGTEHVYPMQIRGGGMDDMWLSKTERT, from the coding sequence ATGGAGATGTTGTCAGGAGCCGAGATGCTCGTCCGATCGTTGATCGATCAAGGTGTTAAACATGTATTTGGTTATCCGGGCGGAGCGGTACTGGATATTTACGACGCACTACAAACGGTAGGCGGTATTGACCATGTGCTAGTGCGCCATGAACAGGGCGCGGTGCATATGGCTGACGGCTATGCGCGCGCTACCGGCGAAACCGGTGTGGTACTGGTCACCTCAGGGCCGGGCGCGACCAATGCCATTACCGGCATTGCCACTGCCTATATGGACTCCATTCCGATGGTGGTACTCTCCGGGCAAGTCGCTTCATCGCTGATTGGCTACGATGCTTTCCAGGAGTGTGACATGGTGGGGATCTCCCGCCCGGTGGTAAAACACAGCTTCCTGGTTAAACAGACAGAAGATATTCCGGCGACGATTAAAAAGGCGTTCTGGCTCGCGTCTACCGGGCGTCCTGGCCCGGTCGTTATTGATTTACCGAAAGATATTCTTAACCCGGCCAACAAGCTACCGTACAGTTGGCCGGAATCGGTCAGTATGCGTTCTTATAATCCAACCACCCAGGGCCATAAGGGGCAGATTAAGCGTGCGTTGCAGACACTGCTGGCGGCGGAAAAACCGATTATTTATGCCGGTGGCGGGGTGATTAACGCCGAATGCCACGATGAGTTAAAGCAACTGGCCGAGAAGCTGAATGTGCCGGTGACAACCTCATTGATGGGATTGGGCGCCTTCCCAGGCACCCACCGCCAGTGTGTTGGCATGTTGGGTATGCATGGCACCTATGAAGCCAATATGGCGATGCATAATTCCGATGTGATTTTCGCCGTTGGGGTTCGTTTTGACGATCGCACTACCAACAATTTGGCGAAATATTGTCCGAATGCCACCGTGCTGCATATTGATATTGATCCGACCTCTATTTCGAAAACAGTGGCGGCAGATGTGCCGATCGTCGGCGATGCGAAGCACGTATTGCAGCAAATGCTGGAACTGTTGGGTGAGGGCGAAACCAAGCAAGACTTTGATGGCTTACGCGACTGGTGGCAGCGCATTGATGGCTGGCGCGCGCGTAAATGCCTGGAGTTCGATCGCAGCAGCGCGAAAATTAAACCGCAAGCGGTGGTAGAAACGATTTGGCGCTTAACCAAAGGCGAGGCGTATGTGGCGTCTGACGTTGGGCAGCATCAAATGTTTGCCGCGCTCTACTATTCATTTGATAAACCGCGTCGTTGGATTAACTCCGGCGGTCTCGGCACCATGGGCTTTGGCCTGCCTGCCGCGCTGGGCGTTAAGCTGGCGCTGCCGCAGGAAACCGTGGTGTGCGTGACCGGCGATGGCAGTATTCAAATGAATATTCAAGAGTTGTCTACCGCGTTGCAATACGGCTTACCGGTGTTAGTGCTCAACCTGAATAACCGTTACCTGGGCATGGTGAAGCAGTGGCAGGATATGATCTATTCCGGCCGTCATTCGCAGTCCTACATGGAATCACTGCCCGATTTTGTTCGGCTGGCAGAAGCTTATGGCCATGTGGGTATCGCGATTAACCATCCGGAAGAGCTGGAAGACAAGTTAACTCTCGCGCTGGAAGAGTTGGGCAAAGAGCGCCTGGTATTTGTCGACGTAACGGTGGATGGAACGGAGCACGTTTATCCGATGCAGATCCGTGGCGGCGGTATGGATGATATGTGGTTAAGCAAAACGGAGAGGACATAA
- the leuC gene encoding 3-isopropylmalate dehydratase large subunit, which yields MSKTLYQKLFDAHVVHQAPNETPLLYIDRHLVHEVTSPQAFDGLRAHGRPVRQPAKTFATMDHNVSTQTKDINASGEMARIQMQELIKNCAEFGVQLYDLNHPFQGIVHVIGPEQGMTLPGMTIVCGDSHTATHGAFGALAFGIGTSEVEHVLATQTLKQGRAKTMKIEVVGKAAPGITAKDIVLAVIGKTGSAGGTGHVVEFCGPAIEALSMEGRMTLCNMAIEMGAKAGLVAPDDTTFAYLKGRQFAPKDQNWESAVAYWRTLKSDADATFDKVVTLDAAEIAPQVTWGTNPGQVIAVNQNIPNPASFSDPVERASAEKALAYMNLQPGIKLTDVSIDKVFIGSCTNSRIEDLRAAAEIAKGRKVAPGVVAMVVPGSGPVKAQAEAEGLDKIFIEAGFEWRLPGCSMCLAMNNDRLNPGERCASTSNRNFEGRQGRGGRTHLVSPAMAAAAAVTGRFADIRELN from the coding sequence ATGAGCAAAACTTTATACCAGAAGTTATTTGATGCACATGTCGTCCACCAAGCGCCGAACGAAACGCCACTGCTGTATATCGACCGTCATCTGGTGCATGAAGTCACCTCGCCGCAAGCGTTTGATGGCCTGCGCGCACACGGTCGTCCGGTGCGTCAGCCAGCGAAAACGTTCGCCACTATGGATCACAACGTTTCCACGCAGACCAAAGACATCAATGCATCGGGCGAAATGGCGCGGATCCAGATGCAAGAGCTGATCAAAAACTGTGCTGAGTTTGGCGTGCAGTTATATGACCTGAACCACCCGTTTCAGGGGATCGTCCACGTTATTGGTCCTGAGCAAGGCATGACGTTGCCCGGTATGACCATCGTTTGCGGTGATTCTCATACCGCGACGCACGGCGCATTTGGCGCGCTGGCGTTTGGTATTGGTACCTCAGAAGTGGAACATGTGCTGGCAACGCAAACCCTGAAACAGGGCCGTGCCAAGACCATGAAAATTGAAGTGGTCGGCAAAGCGGCGCCAGGCATCACCGCGAAAGATATTGTGTTGGCGGTCATCGGTAAGACGGGCAGCGCGGGCGGTACCGGGCATGTCGTGGAGTTCTGCGGCCCGGCAATCGAAGCGCTGAGCATGGAAGGCCGTATGACGCTGTGTAATATGGCGATTGAGATGGGCGCTAAAGCGGGTCTGGTTGCGCCGGACGACACCACGTTCGCCTATCTGAAAGGGCGTCAGTTCGCGCCAAAAGACCAAAACTGGGAGAGCGCAGTCGCGTACTGGCGTACCCTGAAATCCGATGCTGATGCGACGTTTGATAAAGTCGTCACCTTGGATGCGGCAGAGATTGCGCCACAAGTAACCTGGGGAACTAACCCCGGTCAGGTGATTGCGGTGAACCAAAACATTCCTAACCCAGCTTCGTTCAGCGATCCGGTGGAACGCGCATCGGCGGAGAAAGCGCTGGCGTATATGAACTTGCAGCCAGGCATTAAGCTGACCGATGTCAGTATTGATAAAGTCTTTATCGGTTCTTGCACCAACTCGCGCATTGAAGATTTACGCGCCGCGGCAGAAATCGCCAAAGGGCGTAAAGTCGCGCCAGGCGTGGTAGCGATGGTGGTGCCGGGCTCTGGTCCGGTTAAAGCCCAGGCGGAAGCCGAAGGTTTAGATAAAATCTTTATTGAAGCCGGTTTTGAGTGGCGCTTACCGGGTTGCTCAATGTGTCTGGCAATGAACAATGACCGTCTGAATCCCGGCGAGCGTTGCGCTTCCACCAGCAACCGTAATTTTGAAGGGCGTCAGGGCCGTGGCGGCCGCACGCATTTGGTTAGCCCGGCAATGGCGGCAGCGGCGGCGGTTACCGGCCGTTTCGCTGACATTCGCGAACTGAATTAA
- the leuB gene encoding 3-isopropylmalate dehydrogenase, whose amino-acid sequence MSKTYHIAVLPGDGIGPEVMAQAIKVLDAIRNRFGMRITTSEYDVGGIAIDRHGQPLPPATVAGCEQADAILFGSVGGPKWEHLPPAEQPERGALLPLRKHFKLFSNLRPASLYKGLEAFCPLRRDIADQGFDILCVRELTGGIYFGQPKGREGSGMHERAFDTEVYHRFEIERIARIAFESARKRRNKVTSIDKANVLQTSVMWREIVNQVAKDYPDVQLNHMYIDNATMQLIKEPSQFDVLLCSNLFGDILSDECAMITGSMGMLPSASLNEQSFGLYEPAGGSAPDIAGKNIANPVAQILSLSLLLRYSLDADEAANAIEQAINRALEEGYRTSDLAGDGQAVSTDEMGSIIARFISGEK is encoded by the coding sequence ATGTCGAAAACTTATCATATCGCCGTCTTACCGGGTGACGGTATCGGGCCGGAAGTAATGGCGCAGGCAATAAAAGTATTGGATGCCATTCGTAACCGTTTCGGTATGCGTATCACTACCAGCGAATATGATGTTGGCGGTATCGCGATTGACCGCCACGGCCAGCCGCTGCCACCTGCTACCGTGGCGGGCTGCGAGCAGGCGGATGCTATTCTGTTCGGTTCAGTCGGCGGTCCGAAATGGGAGCATTTGCCGCCCGCCGAACAACCGGAACGCGGCGCACTGTTGCCGTTGCGTAAACATTTTAAATTATTCAGTAATCTGCGCCCGGCCAGCCTGTATAAAGGCCTGGAAGCATTCTGTCCGTTACGTCGCGACATCGCCGACCAGGGTTTCGATATTCTGTGCGTGCGCGAACTGACCGGCGGCATCTATTTCGGTCAGCCGAAAGGGCGTGAAGGTAGCGGTATGCACGAACGCGCTTTCGATACCGAGGTGTATCATCGTTTTGAGATCGAGCGCATTGCGCGCATCGCCTTTGAATCGGCGCGTAAACGCCGTAATAAAGTGACCTCAATCGATAAAGCCAATGTGCTGCAAACCTCAGTGATGTGGCGCGAGATTGTGAACCAAGTGGCAAAAGATTATCCGGATGTACAGTTAAATCATATGTATATCGATAACGCCACTATGCAGTTGATTAAAGAGCCGTCGCAGTTTGACGTGCTGCTGTGCTCCAATCTGTTCGGCGATATTCTCTCCGATGAGTGCGCAATGATCACCGGCTCCATGGGGATGCTGCCCTCCGCCAGCCTGAATGAACAAAGCTTCGGCCTGTACGAACCGGCGGGCGGCTCTGCGCCGGATATTGCCGGGAAAAACATCGCCAACCCGGTTGCGCAAATTCTGTCGTTGTCTCTGCTGCTGCGTTACAGCCTTGATGCTGACGAAGCGGCAAATGCGATTGAGCAAGCGATTAACCGCGCGCTGGAGGAAGGCTATCGCACCAGTGATTTGGCCGGTGACGGTCAGGCCGTTAGCACCGATGAAATGGGCTCGATCATCGCCCGCTTTATCTCCGGAGAAAAATAA
- the ilvN gene encoding acetolactate synthase small subunit → MRRILSVLLENESGALSRVVGLFSQRGYNIESLTVAPTDDPTLSRMTIQTVGDEKVLEQIEKQLHKLVDVLRVSELGQDSHVEREIMLVKVQASGYGREEVKRSAEIFRGQIVDVTPTLYTVQLAGTSDKLDAFLNTVREVAEIVEVARSGIVGVSRGERIMR, encoded by the coding sequence ATGCGTCGTATTTTATCGGTCTTGCTGGAAAACGAATCCGGCGCATTGTCCCGTGTGGTTGGTTTGTTCTCACAGCGCGGCTATAACATCGAAAGCTTAACCGTCGCGCCAACCGATGATCCGACGCTATCGCGTATGACGATTCAAACCGTCGGTGATGAGAAAGTGTTGGAGCAGATTGAAAAGCAACTGCATAAGTTGGTGGATGTGTTACGCGTGAGCGAACTGGGGCAGGACTCGCACGTTGAGCGTGAAATTATGCTGGTGAAAGTGCAAGCCAGCGGCTATGGCCGGGAAGAGGTGAAGCGTAGCGCGGAAATTTTTCGCGGGCAGATCGTCGATGTGACGCCGACCCTGTACACGGTTCAGCTTGCGGGAACCAGCGATAAACTGGACGCGTTTTTGAACACCGTGCGCGAGGTCGCTGAAATTGTTGAAGTGGCGCGTTCCGGTATTGTCGGGGTGTCGCGCGGCGAGCGTATCATGCGGTAA
- the sgrR gene encoding HTH-type transcriptional regulator SgrR: MSSPRLQQQFIRLWQSCSGQSQETTLSELALQLNCSRRHMRNLLNAMQEQGWLEWQAEAGRGRRSRLRFLYTGLALQQQRAEDLLEQDRIDQLVQLVGDKNRVRQMIASHLGRSFRQGKHILRVLYYRPLLNLLPGSPLRRSETHLARQIFSGLTRINEENGELEPDIAHHWQSLSPLHWRFFLRPAIHFHHGRELDMADVVASLQRLTVQPLFNHLIEITSSTPWTLDIHLNQPDNWLPWLLGSTSAMILPKEWPSLPDFARQPVGTGPYAIARNQQSQLKIQAFDDYFGYRALIDEVAIWVLPEISDELVYSGVKLQGNNQDEKAEESRLEEGCYFLLFDQRSPQGRSEQVRRWLGSIFTPIALLNNANPGYQRYWFPAYGLLPRWHHRRDMTPATKTEGLETLTLTWYSDHIEHQEIANALAPVLAAHGVRLVTQQVDYESWYRGEAQSDIWLGSANFTLPVDFSLFALLYEIPLVHHCIDIDWEHDAQRWRQQTLSLADWSKQLVDGYHLHPLFHHWLLLQGQRSMRGVRMNTLGWFDFKSAWFAPPES, translated from the coding sequence ATGTCCTCACCCCGTTTACAGCAACAATTCATCCGCCTATGGCAAAGCTGTAGCGGGCAATCGCAGGAAACCACGCTCAGTGAATTAGCGTTGCAGCTAAACTGCTCTCGTCGCCATATGCGCAACCTGCTCAATGCGATGCAAGAGCAGGGCTGGCTGGAGTGGCAAGCAGAGGCCGGGCGTGGCAGACGTTCCCGGCTCCGCTTTCTTTATACTGGCCTGGCGCTGCAACAGCAGCGGGCGGAAGACCTACTGGAACAGGATCGTATCGATCAACTGGTACAGTTAGTTGGCGATAAAAACCGCGTTCGCCAGATGATCGCTTCCCATCTGGGCCGTAGCTTTCGCCAGGGGAAACATATATTGCGCGTGCTGTATTACCGCCCACTGCTGAATCTCCTGCCCGGCTCTCCCCTGCGCCGTTCCGAAACCCATCTCGCCCGCCAAATCTTTAGCGGTTTGACACGCATAAATGAGGAAAATGGGGAACTGGAACCGGATATTGCGCATCACTGGCAATCACTCTCGCCGCTTCACTGGCGCTTTTTTTTACGTCCGGCAATTCATTTTCATCACGGGCGTGAGCTGGATATGGCGGATGTTGTGGCATCACTACAACGGCTTACCGTGCAACCGTTATTTAACCATCTGATCGAGATCACCTCCTCTACGCCATGGACGCTGGATATTCATCTCAACCAGCCCGACAACTGGCTTCCCTGGCTACTGGGCAGCACCAGCGCCATGATTTTACCCAAAGAGTGGCCCTCGTTACCGGATTTCGCCCGCCAACCGGTCGGTACCGGCCCTTACGCAATCGCCCGTAATCAACAATCGCAACTTAAAATTCAGGCATTCGATGATTACTTTGGCTATCGCGCTCTGATCGATGAAGTGGCGATTTGGGTTCTGCCGGAGATCAGCGATGAGTTGGTGTACTCCGGGGTAAAATTACAGGGAAACAATCAAGATGAAAAAGCGGAAGAGAGCCGTTTGGAAGAGGGTTGCTACTTTCTCTTATTCGACCAACGGTCGCCGCAAGGACGCAGTGAGCAGGTGCGTCGCTGGCTCGGGAGTATTTTTACCCCGATTGCGCTGCTAAATAATGCCAACCCTGGCTATCAACGTTACTGGTTCCCGGCCTATGGCCTCTTGCCGCGCTGGCACCATCGTCGTGATATGACGCCGGCAACCAAAACGGAAGGGTTAGAAACCCTGACGCTGACCTGGTATAGCGACCATATTGAACATCAGGAAATCGCTAACGCGCTTGCGCCCGTACTGGCGGCGCACGGCGTCAGGCTGGTGACGCAACAGGTAGATTATGAAAGCTGGTATCGCGGCGAGGCACAAAGCGATATTTGGCTTGGCAGCGCCAACTTCACCCTGCCGGTCGATTTTTCTCTCTTCGCCTTGCTGTATGAGATCCCGCTGGTTCATCACTGTATTGATATTGACTGGGAACATGACGCGCAGCGCTGGCGTCAACAAACGCTCTCGCTGGCCGACTGGAGTAAGCAATTGGTGGATGGCTATCATCTGCATCCGCTCTTCCACCATTGGCTACTACTACAAGGGCAACGCAGTATGCGCGGTGTTCGAATGAACACACTCGGTTGGTTTGATTTTAAATCCGCCTGGTTTGCGCCGCCGGAGTCATGA
- the leuD gene encoding 3-isopropylmalate dehydratase small subunit: protein MANKFTQHTGIVAPLDAANVDTDAIIPKQFLQKVTRTGFGQHLFNDWRFLDDAGQQPNPDFVLNKPVFKGASILLARENFGCGSSREHAPWALTDFGFHVVIAPSFADIFYGNSFNNQLLPVRLSEEEVDEMFRLVQAQPGVTFTVDLETQTVIAGDKTYTFEIDSFRRHCMLNGLDSIGLTLQHDAAIASYEQNQPAFLQ from the coding sequence ATGGCGAATAAATTTACTCAACATACCGGCATTGTTGCGCCGCTGGATGCGGCGAATGTCGATACCGATGCGATTATCCCGAAACAGTTTTTGCAGAAAGTCACGCGTACCGGTTTCGGTCAACATCTGTTTAATGACTGGCGTTTTCTTGACGATGCGGGTCAACAACCCAATCCGGATTTCGTGCTGAATAAGCCGGTATTTAAAGGCGCCAGCATTTTACTGGCGCGTGAAAACTTTGGCTGTGGCTCATCACGCGAACATGCGCCTTGGGCGCTGACCGATTTCGGTTTTCACGTCGTCATTGCGCCAAGCTTTGCGGATATCTTTTACGGTAATTCATTCAATAACCAGTTGTTGCCGGTGCGGTTGAGTGAAGAGGAAGTGGACGAGATGTTCCGCCTGGTGCAGGCCCAGCCGGGAGTCACCTTTACCGTTGATTTAGAAACCCAGACGGTAATAGCCGGTGATAAGACTTATACGTTCGAAATCGACAGCTTCCGTCGTCATTGCATGCTTAACGGTTTAGACAGTATTGGTTTGACCCTACAGCATGATGCGGCAATTGCCAGCTACGAGCAGAATCAACCGGCGTTTTTACAGTAA
- the leuL gene encoding leu operon leader peptide has product MIRSNRLLGLLLNASCLRGRRVGGINH; this is encoded by the coding sequence ATGATTCGTTCTAACCGCCTACTAGGTCTACTACTAAACGCATCCTGTTTGCGCGGTAGACGTGTGGGCGGAATCAATCACTGA
- a CDS encoding sugar efflux transporter, whose translation MKLLLTRGRRLNPVYVAFMAISFMVGVAGALQAPTLSLFLTRDVAVRPFQVGLFYTVNAVAGIVVSLLLAKRSDTHGDRRMLILFCCLMALANAFLFAFNRHYLTLITLGVLLSSLANVAMPQLFALAREYADNSAREVVMFSSIMRAQLSLAWVIGPPLAFMLALNYGFAVMFMVAAALFALCLVLVWLALPSVARHELSPEVLLTHTRLWKDADVRMLFLASMLMWTCNTMYIIDMPLYISSTLGLPDKLAGLLMGTAAGLEVPAMLLAGYYVKRFGKRRMMLFAVGAGVLFYLGLVLFQQRNALMLLQVFNAIFIGIVAGLGMLWFQDLMPGRPGAATTLFSNSISTGVILAGVLQGTLVETFGHYSVYWLALLMAVVSLGLTARVRDV comes from the coding sequence ATGAAGTTGCTGTTAACGCGTGGTCGCCGCCTGAATCCGGTGTATGTCGCTTTTATGGCGATCTCCTTTATGGTTGGCGTGGCTGGCGCGCTACAGGCTCCGACATTGAGCCTATTTCTTACGCGAGACGTGGCGGTGCGTCCGTTCCAGGTCGGCCTGTTTTATACCGTGAACGCGGTAGCAGGGATTGTGGTCAGTTTGCTGCTAGCGAAACGGTCTGATACGCACGGCGATCGGCGTATGTTGATTTTGTTCTGTTGTCTAATGGCGTTGGCGAACGCATTTTTGTTTGCGTTTAACCGCCACTATCTGACGTTGATTACGCTCGGGGTGCTGCTCTCTTCATTGGCGAATGTCGCAATGCCGCAACTGTTCGCGCTGGCGCGCGAGTATGCCGATAATTCGGCGCGTGAAGTGGTGATGTTCAGCTCTATTATGCGCGCGCAGCTTTCGTTGGCGTGGGTTATTGGGCCGCCGCTGGCGTTTATGCTGGCATTAAATTACGGTTTTGCGGTTATGTTTATGGTGGCCGCCGCGCTGTTTGCGCTCTGTCTGGTGCTGGTGTGGCTTGCGCTACCGTCGGTGGCGCGTCACGAACTGTCGCCGGAGGTGTTGCTGACCCATACCCGCCTATGGAAGGACGCCGATGTACGTATGCTGTTCCTCGCTTCGATGCTGATGTGGACCTGTAATACCATGTATATCATTGATATGCCGCTATACATTAGCAGTACGCTGGGGCTACCGGATAAACTGGCGGGATTATTAATGGGGACGGCGGCGGGGCTGGAAGTGCCGGCGATGCTGTTGGCGGGTTACTACGTTAAACGCTTTGGCAAGCGGCGAATGATGCTGTTCGCCGTGGGGGCTGGCGTGCTGTTTTATCTTGGTTTAGTGCTGTTTCAACAACGTAATGCATTAATGTTGCTGCAAGTTTTTAATGCGATTTTTATTGGCATTGTGGCAGGGCTTGGCATGTTGTGGTTTCAGGATTTAATGCCCGGACGGCCCGGCGCGGCGACGACGCTGTTTAGCAACAGTATTTCAACCGGCGTGATTCTTGCCGGGGTATTACAAGGCACTTTGGTCGAAACCTTTGGTCACTATTCGGTGTACTGGTTGGCGTTATTGATGGCGGTGGTTTCGTTGGGCTTAACCGCGCGGGTGCGAGATGTGTAG
- the leuA gene encoding 2-isopropylmalate synthase, producing the protein MSQQVIIFDTTLRDGEQALQASLSVKEKLQIALALERMGIDVMEVGFPVSSPGDFESVQTIARTIKNSRVCGLARCVEKDIDAAYEALRVADAYRIHTFLATSPMHIATKLRSTLPEVIDRAVRMVKRARNYTDDVEFSCEDGGRTPIDDLCRVVEAAINAGATTINIPDTVGYTLPHEYSNIISSLIDRVPNIDKAILSVHTHDDLGMAVGNAVAAVQAGARQVEGTLNGLGERAGNCALEEVIMAIKTRSQMMNVHTNTHHQEIYRTSQIVSQICNMPIPANKAVVGSNAFAHSSGIHQDGVLKNRENYEIMTPESIGLNQVQLNLTSRSGRAAVKHRMEEMGYKESDYSMDALYDAFLKLADKKGQVFDYDLEALAFINKQNEEPEHFQLKDFNVQSGSTITATASVNLGCGETIKSEAATGNGPVDAVYQAINRITDFDIELVKYQLTAKGHGKDALGQVDIVVNYNNRKFHGVGLATDIVESSAKAMINALNNIWRAKQVEQELQRKSMSKEQKETV; encoded by the coding sequence ATGAGCCAACAAGTCATTATTTTCGATACCACTCTGCGCGACGGTGAACAGGCCCTGCAGGCCAGCCTGAGTGTTAAAGAAAAACTGCAAATCGCCCTGGCGCTGGAGCGCATGGGGATTGACGTGATGGAAGTCGGTTTCCCTGTCTCCTCGCCTGGCGATTTCGAATCCGTTCAAACCATTGCCCGCACCATTAAAAACAGCCGGGTCTGCGGCCTGGCGCGTTGCGTGGAAAAAGATATCGACGCCGCGTATGAAGCGCTGCGCGTTGCTGATGCTTATCGTATCCATACCTTCCTGGCAACGTCGCCGATGCATATCGCCACCAAACTGCGTAGCACTCTGCCTGAAGTTATTGACCGCGCAGTACGCATGGTCAAACGCGCACGCAACTATACCGATGATGTCGAGTTTTCTTGTGAAGATGGCGGTCGTACGCCAATCGACGATCTGTGTCGTGTGGTGGAAGCCGCAATTAATGCTGGCGCGACCACCATCAATATCCCTGATACCGTCGGTTATACCCTGCCCCACGAATACAGCAATATTATCTCCAGCCTGATTGACCGTGTTCCGAATATCGATAAAGCGATTTTGTCTGTGCATACCCACGATGATTTGGGTATGGCGGTCGGCAATGCTGTTGCGGCAGTGCAGGCTGGCGCGCGTCAGGTTGAAGGAACCTTGAACGGTTTGGGCGAGCGTGCCGGTAACTGTGCGCTGGAAGAAGTGATTATGGCGATTAAAACCCGCAGCCAAATGATGAATGTACACACCAACACTCATCATCAGGAAATTTATCGCACCAGCCAAATCGTAAGTCAGATCTGCAATATGCCGATCCCGGCCAACAAAGCGGTGGTCGGTTCTAATGCCTTCGCGCACTCATCGGGTATCCATCAGGATGGCGTGCTGAAAAATCGTGAAAACTACGAAATCATGACGCCGGAATCCATCGGTCTGAACCAGGTACAGTTGAACCTGACCTCGCGCTCTGGCCGGGCTGCGGTAAAACACCGTATGGAAGAGATGGGTTATAAAGAGAGTGATTACAGTATGGATGCGCTGTATGACGCCTTCCTGAAACTGGCGGATAAAAAAGGCCAGGTTTTTGATTATGATCTGGAAGCGCTGGCGTTTATTAATAAACAGAATGAAGAGCCAGAACACTTCCAGTTAAAAGACTTTAACGTGCAGTCCGGTTCTACCATTACGGCGACCGCCTCAGTCAATCTGGGCTGCGGCGAAACCATTAAGTCTGAGGCAGCAACCGGTAACGGTCCGGTGGATGCGGTTTATCAAGCCATCAACCGTATTACTGATTTTGATATTGAGCTGGTGAAATACCAATTAACCGCTAAAGGTCATGGTAAAGATGCGCTGGGCCAGGTAGACATTGTGGTGAATTACAATAATCGTAAATTCCACGGCGTCGGATTAGCCACTGACATCGTCGAATCCTCGGCGAAAGCCATGATCAACGCCTTGAATAACATCTGGCGCGCGAAGCAGGTTGAGCAAGAATTACAACGTAAATCGATGAGCAAAGAGCAAAAGGAAACGGTGTGA